AGATAATTCGAGATTGAGCATATGCCCCACACATTCATACTCAAAGAGACGACTATCAGGAAGGCGCTCCGCCAGTTCTCTCGCCAACGGCACAAACAGCTTATCCTCGCTACCTACAAAAACGGCGGTAGGAATACTTATTTGCGATACCCATTCCAGATCATTGCCCGGTGACGGATACCGGCCCCGCATCGAGTCCAGCCATGGCGCGCCTGAGTGTTCGGTCATCATAGTCTTCACCAACTCCCTGATCGACCGCTGGTGTTCTCCATAGTATATCAACGCGTGTTTCATCCACACCTTGCGAGCCGCTTCTAAACCGCGCTCGCGAACCATCCGGTCGACGCGGTCTATCTTCAAGCCAAGGTCCGCTCCGGCGACACTGGTGCTGACTAATGTCAGCGAAGCCAACCGTGTCTGATGGTTTCGGGCGTACGCGAGGGCAGTCGAGCCACCCATTGACAAGCCCACCAGGTGAAACCGGTCGATACCAAGTCTATCGACAAATTGGCTCAAATCCTCGACCCGATCAACCCGACTGTAACCGGTTTCTGGCGCATCGGATAGTCCGTGCCCACGAGCATCCGGGACTAGAACACGGTACCTCTGACCAAAAAAAGTCGCTTGCGACTGCCACATCCGACGATCGAGAGTGAATCCGTGTAGAAAAATCACCGGCTCAGGCGAGCCTGTTTTTAAACCCGGTAATACTTCATCATAATACAAGCGATGCCTGTTTGATATGCGAGCGTACGGCATAGTCAGAGCGGTTCCCTTATGGCATAGTAGCAATTCACGGTGCGAATTATACGCATCAACGATGCCTTGGCAAAGGGGGAATTGGTGTCGAGGGATATTGACTGGGTGGCCCACAGCTTGCTGTGGGTTAAGTGGGCGGCAGACGCCCCCGTCTGCCCCATTAGGTGCTC
This DNA window, taken from Candidatus Zixiibacteriota bacterium, encodes the following:
- a CDS encoding alpha/beta fold hydrolase, with the protein product MPYARISNRHRLYYDEVLPGLKTGSPEPVIFLHGFTLDRRMWQSQATFFGQRYRVLVPDARGHGLSDAPETGYSRVDRVEDLSQFVDRLGIDRFHLVGLSMGGSTALAYARNHQTRLASLTLVSTSVAGADLGLKIDRVDRMVRERGLEAARKVWMKHALIYYGEHQRSIRELVKTMMTEHSGAPWLDSMRGRYPSPGNDLEWVSQISIPTAVFVGSEDKLFVPLARELAERLPDSRLFEYECVGHMLNLELSDRFNHDLGAFLDEVIAP